A region from the Flavobacteriales bacterium genome encodes:
- a CDS encoding YdeI/OmpD-associated family protein: MVVTEQINQYIAEQDEWKRRLLVRLRQLIHAECPDAVETWKWNSPHFDHKGIMIGLQSFKEHVAVWFHKGSLIKDPKKLFQPLAKGEDKGMRAYHLHEGDAINEKAFADLVCQAVGLNEKGTKLTDAKPRRALVVPEELEAVLMKDEAAWAHWEKFSTSHKREYAEWVTDAKQEETKKRRIAQALEMIREGQGKNDKYSA, translated from the coding sequence ATGGTCGTAACCGAGCAGATCAACCAGTACATCGCCGAGCAGGACGAGTGGAAACGCCGCCTGCTGGTGCGCTTGCGCCAGCTAATCCATGCCGAGTGCCCCGATGCGGTGGAGACCTGGAAATGGAACAGCCCGCACTTCGACCACAAGGGCATCATGATCGGACTGCAGTCGTTCAAGGAGCACGTGGCTGTGTGGTTCCACAAAGGTTCGCTCATCAAGGACCCCAAGAAGCTCTTCCAGCCGCTGGCCAAGGGCGAGGACAAGGGCATGCGGGCCTACCACTTGCACGAAGGGGACGCCATCAACGAAAAGGCGTTTGCCGATCTGGTTTGCCAGGCCGTTGGGTTGAACGAGAAAGGCACCAAGCTCACGGATGCCAAACCACGGCGGGCATTGGTGGTGCCGGAGGAACTGGAAGCCGTGCTGATGAAGGACGAAGCTGCCTGGGCCCACTGGGAGAAGTTCAGCACAAGCCACAAGCGGGAGTACGCCGAGTGGGTGACCGATGCCAAGCAGGAGGAAACCAAGAAGCGCCGCATCGCCCAAGCTTTGGAGATGATCCGCGAGGGGCAGGGCAAGAACGACAAGTACAGCGCCTGA
- a CDS encoding type B 50S ribosomal protein L31: protein MKQGIHPENYRLVVFKDMSNDYMFITKSCTNTKDTITYEGQEYPLVKIDISHTSHPFYTGKMMLVDTAGRVDKFKKRFARHIKEEGK from the coding sequence ATGAAACAAGGCATCCACCCCGAGAACTACCGCTTGGTGGTGTTCAAGGACATGAGCAACGACTACATGTTCATCACCAAGAGCTGCACCAACACCAAGGACACCATCACCTACGAAGGCCAGGAGTATCCGTTGGTGAAGATCGATATCAGCCACACCAGCCACCCGTTCTACACCGGCAAGATGATGCTGGTGGACACCGCTGGTCGCGTGGACAAGTTCAAGAAGCGTTTCGCCCGCCACATCAAGGAGGAAGGCAAGTAA